From the bacterium genome, the window TGTTTCTCCTCGGATTTCGGGTGGATGATGGTTAAGAGCATTTTTTTTGGCCAGAGCCCGCCGGCAACCGGAAGATTTCGGCTGCCGCGAGCACTTCCCGATCCGAGGCGCCGCCCGCGATGAGCACGCTGTCGTCCTGCAGCCGGGTGGCCGTGTGGAACCTTCGCTCGTAGCGCATGGCTCCCGAGAGCGGCTGAAAGCAGTTCCCCTCCGCATAAAAGATTTCGCCGCTGGTGAGCGTCTGGCCGTTTCCCCACCCGCCGAGGAGAAGAACCCGCCCGCCCGGAAGTTGCGTGGCCGTGTGCTGCTGCCGGGGAGTGTGGAGCCGGTTCGCAAGGGTGCGGAAGGTGCCGCGATCCGGGTCAAAAATTTCGGCGCTGGCCAGCGTCCCGTCGGGGCCGAGGCCGCCGGCGAGGAGTACCGCTCCGCCGGGGAGCCGGGTGGCCGTGTGCCTTCGCCGCGGACTCTCCAGCTTTCCGGGGACAAGATGGGTTCTGCCCGTCGCCGGGTCGAACACTTCGGCATAATGCGCGCCCTCGCCCCTTGCGCCGCCGACGAGAAGGACGCGCCCGTCTTTCAGCAGCGTGGCGGTGTGCTGCTGGCGGGCGATGAAAAGGGGGCGCTGCACCGCTTCGAAAACGCCCGTATTCGGATCGAATAGCTCCATGCTTTTCAGGGTACGCTGGCTGTCCGTTCCCCCGGCGATGAGAACCCTTCCATCCGCAAGCAGGGTGGCGGTGTGATCGTAGCGCGCCTCCTTCATCGGGGTCTTTCCCGAGAATTCTCCGCTGGCTCCGAAGAGAAGGGCGCCGCTGAGAGGGGTGGTGGTGTTTCTCCATCCGCCGGTGAGAAGGACGCGGCCATCCTTCAGTTTCGTGGCCTGGTGCCATCCCCGGGGCGAGAGGGCAGGCGGCGCCTGCTGCCGGAATTTTCCCTGGCGGAAATCGTAGATCTCCAGGCTGGGCAGCGGGTCGGTTTTTGTGAAGCCGGCGAGGAGCAGGACGCTCCCGTCTTTCAGGAGGGTGGCGGTGTGCCCGTGCCGGGGCGTATTGAGGCTGGAGACAAGGGTGAATTCCCCATCTTCCGTGCAGCCGGCCAGCAGCAGGAAAGCGGCGATCCCGCCGAGACATTTTGCGATGGCGCGCTGGCGTTGTGTTCTCAATATGCCCTCGATACAGGAAGCGCTTGGGCGCCGGTTCAGGTGGCGTAAATGATTCAATCCGCGAGCGTTTTCATGCCCAAATTTGTCTCACATATTTCAAAATCGGGAAATCTCCCCGGCGTGCCCATTTTCCCGATTTTCGCTGGTTGACAAGTCTTTTCCGTCCTCCTTAAGGTATGAATATCTCCACTGGATATTTGTTATCAAATTGGGAAAGGCCAGCTTAGAGAGGCCAACGCGGGAGGAAACTTTATGTTTAGACGTTTGGGTGTGGCTGTGTTGGGACTTCTGGTGGCTGTGTCCTTTGCGGCGACGGAAGCGCCCGCCGCCGGGAAAAAATACAGCATCGGTACCTCTCCTCCGGGATTTACCGCGATTCTTGTTGGCGGCGCTTTTGCATCGTTCGTGAACAAGGAGGTGGACGGCATTTCCATCAATGTTCCCTCGTCCAAGGGCTTTGTGGCGAACCTGCGCGGCATGGAAGCGGGCCAGTATGATTTCATGCTGAACGCGGCCGGCCTGGTGTCCCAGGCGGTGGACAGCATCAAGCCCTTCAAGCGCAAGCACAAGAGCATACGGGGTCTTCTGCCATTTGTTGACGTTCCGTATCACTTTGTGGTGACCGCCAATTCAGGCATCAAGTCGGTGCAGGACCTCAAGGGCAAGCGCGTCAACCTCGGTCCGAGAGGAGGCATCACGAATCTGAGCGTGACGATCCTCCTGAAGATCGCGGGTATTTGGGACGATGTGAAGAAAGAGTACATGGACGTGGCCGATGCGGCCACGGCGATGGGCGATAACCGCATTGACGCCTTTTTCCAGCCCTCTCCGATTCCCTCCGGCAATGTCATCAAGCTGGCGAACGCGACGGGCGGCATTCATCTCCTCCCGATCAGTGGGAAATTCGGCGAGGCAGGCATGAAGAAGCTGCCCGGCCGGGTGCCCATGAAGGTTCCCGCCGGAACCTACAAGGGCCAAACGGCAACGGTTGAGACCATCGGCCATCTGGCGATCTTCGCCGTGCGCAATACCGTTCCGACCGATGATGTCTACCGCATCATGAAAGCCGTGATGTCCGAGAAGGGCAAAAAGACGCTGCCGCGCGCCCACAAGGCTCTCCGCCACCTTTACCGCCTGGCGCCGGGCTGGACTTTTTTCCGCGCATCCAAGATCAAGATGCACCCCGGCGCCATCCGCTACTGGGATGAAGCCGGCCAGAAAGTGCCTGCCGATCTCCGCTAGTCTCACCTCCCGGGAGGCCTTGCGGCCTTCCGGGAGGATATCGTTTTTCGCTCGGGAAGAAAGGGTTTCTGGTGGCCGGAAAATTCATCAGAAGGATGGGCAAGATACTCGGCACTGGAGCGACGAGGCAGCGTGAGCTGACCGGCTTTACGAAGCGTTTCGTTCGTGTCGTTGCCTTCATCTTTGCGGCGATCTTTATCTACAGCGCGATGAACGGGGCGGGAGTTTACTTCGGCCCGAGAAACATCACGCCTTTCACGATGCGTTTTCCCTTCATGCCGTTCTTCAACGACCACTTTTTGCTTCCGCTCTACTTGCTGTTCACGAGCGTTTTGATATTCGTTCTCTATCCGGCGTCGAAGAAAAGCTCTCCGATGGATCGCCCCTCGGCGATCGACTGGCTGCTCTGCATTCTGGCGCTGGCGGTCTTCGTTGAGTATGTCATGTTTTACGAGATGCGCGGCGAGAATGAAGGACTTCCGGCCGTTTGGAACGACACGCTCTTCGGCGGCATCGCCACCGTGATGGCGCTGGAGATCTGCCGCCGGGTGCTCGGGAACATTCTTCCCGCCATGGCCCTTCTTTTTATGCTCTACGACTGGCTCGGCCCCTACATGCCGGGCGATATTCTCTCCCACAAGGGACAACCCTGGACCGAGGTCCTTTATATGTCTTACGGAGCCTCGGGCATGTTCGGCATCGTCACCCGCGTTTTCGCGAACGTGGTCTTTCTCTTTGTCGTATTCGGCTCGTTTCTGCAGCGGACCCGCGTGGGCGATGTCTTTATCGATCTCGCCTTTGCGGTGGTGGGCCGATCGCGGGGCGGGGCGGCCAAGGCGGCGGTGGTATCGAGCTGTCTGGTGGGCTCGGTCGTGGGAAGCGGGGCCGCCAATATCGCCATTACCGGGACCTTCACCATCCCGTTGATGAAAAAAGGCGGCTATTCGCCCGAATACGCCGGCGCCATCGAGGCCGTGGCCAGCATCGGCGGCCACTTGATGCCGCCCGTCATGGGGGCCAGCGTGTTTCTCATGGCGGCGCTGACGGAAATTCCTTATTCGGAAATCATCATCATCTCCTTTGTTCCGGCGGTTCTTTACTACGTTTCGGTGTTCGCCTCCGCGCATCTGCGGGCCTGCAAGAAAGGGATTGGGAGAATGGCGGAGGGAGACATCAAGCCGGTACCCGATATTTTGCGGAAAGACGGGCTTCTTCTGCTCCCGCTGGTGGTTTTGGTCATCCTTCTCCTGTACCAGTTCAGCCCGTTCTACGCGGCCTTCTGGTCGCTATCGAGCGCAGTGGTCTGCTACACGATCCGGCGCAAGGAATGGTTCATTTTCGGGATGGAAGCAGCGGTTTTTGCCCTGGGTTTTGTCTATAGCCCCGGCATTCTTTACTACGTCGCCGCCGCCGCACTGATCGGCTACTTCCGGAAAGAGACGCGGGCCTTCATCCAGGAAATTTTCGACACCTTCATCGGGGGCTCCATGAATTCGCTGGTCATCGGCGCAACAGCCGGGGTGATGGGCGTGGTGCTGGGCGCGATATCGCACACCGGCCTTGGGCTGAAGTTCCCCGAAGTGATACTGGCCTACTCGTACGATACTCTGTGGATTGCCCTCATTTTGACCGCCTTGGCGAGCTACGTCCTCGGGATGGGGATGACCATCGGGGCGAGCTACATTCTCATCGTGATCCTGGCCGGCCCGGCCCTTCAGGAATTCGGCCTGACCATGATCACCGCGCATCTCATTGTCTATTGGCTGAGCCAGGACGCGGCGCTGACGCCGCCCTTCGCTCTGGGCGCATTCATCGCGGCGGGAATTGCGAAGGGTGATCCCATGATGACGGGTTTCCACTCCCTCAAGATAGCCAAGCCGCTTTATCTTGTTCCCCTGATGATGGCCTATTCTCCGGCGGTGCTCATGCAGGGGGGCACGCCGTTTATCGACTCCGTTGTGATGTGGATCTCGCTGGCGATCGCCTTTATCGTCAGTGCGGCAGCCCTCGAGGGATATTTCATCCGGAATCTCACCCTTCTTGACCGGGCGATTCTGCTTGTGGCGACGGTATTGCTGATGTGGCCGGTGGAGATTGCCCATCCGGGCCCCTTCTGGACGAAGGCGGCTGGTCTGGGCTTGATGGGCTTCTCTCTCTACATGCAGTCGCTTCGCCCCGCAGATTTTGCGGAAAACGTAGCGGCGGCGCGGGCGTCGGCCACGGTCGCCACATCCTCCGCCTAGCCCGGGCGGATCTTTCGGCACAAAGACAAGAAGAGATGAACCTTTGGGGGGGGATGTGCGCCTGGGGCTCAGGAAGCGGGCGGCTCCTCCAGCGCCTCGGCGAGATATTCGGCCAGATGGCGGGCCCGGCGGCCCGTTCCGTGCGCGATCTGCTGTCGGCAGGAGACGCCGTTCGCCACGATGCGGGTTTGCGCCTCCGCCCCCCGGACGGCCGGGAAGAGGGTCAGCTCGCCGATGGACATTGAGATGTCGTAGTGCTCTTTTTCGAAGCCGAATGAGCCGGCCATGCCGCAGCAGCCAGAATGAATTTCCTCGACCTCTGCGCCCGGGATCAGCCGGAGGGCTTCGAGTAAGGGGCGGGTCCCGACGAGGGATTTCTGGTGGCAATGCCCGTGGACGAGCATCTTTCCGGGCCGCTCCCGGAATGAAAGCCGGAACCGGCCGGCCTCTTTTTCACGCAGCAAAAACTCCTCGAGCAGAAAAGCGCTTTCGGCCAGCTTCCGGCTCGCCTCCCCCGGCACGAGATCGGGGTATTCATCCCGGAAGGTGAGCAGGCAGCTGGGTTCGACGCCGACGATGGGAACGCCCTGCGCGAGGTGCTCCGAGAGGCTTTGGAGGTTCGCCTCGGCCTGGGCCTTTCCTTCCCGGAGAAGTCCGCCCGAAATCAGCGTGCGCCCACAGCAGCCGATCTTGGCGAGGATGACCTCGTAGCCCGCCGCCTCGAGCACCTGGACCGCCGCCTGGCCGATCTCCGGGAAGTTGTAGTTCGTGAATGTGTCGTTCAGGAAAAGCACTTTCCCGTTTCCTCCGGCGTGGATCGGGCGGCCCTCGAACCATTCCTGAAAAGTAGTGGCGACGAGGGCGGGGAGCGTGCGCCGCCGGTCGATGCCGAGGAAGCGGTCCATCAGCCATTTGAAGGGAGCCGAGGCAGCTACCGCGTTGGTGAGCCGGGCGAAGGGGGCGCTCAGCCGGTTGAGGGCAGGGAGGCTCCCGAGGAGCCGCACGCGCAGGGGAGTGCCGCCCCGGTCCCACTGCGCCTGGAGGACCTCTCCCTTGATCTTGGCCATGTCCACGCTGGAGGGGCACTCCGCCTTGCAGCCCTTGCACCCGAGACACAGATCGAGCACCTGGTAGAGCCGCTTGCTGGCGAGGTCCTCGCCGGGGATTCCCTGGGCGATTACCTCGCGCAGGGCGTTCGCCCGGCCGCGGGTGGAGTGCTCCTCCTCGCGGGTCACTTGGTAGGAGGGGCACATCGTTCCGTCGCGCTTGCGGCAGGCGCCCACCCCGTTGCACATCTCAATGGCGCGCAGAAAGCCGCCGTCGGCCGAAAAATCCTGTACCGTCTCAATGGGCAGGGGCTTGTACTCGGACTCCCGGAAACGCAGGTTTTCCGTAAAGGAGGGGCCGTCCACGATTTTGCCGGGATTCATCAGCCCCTCCGGGTCGAAGGCGTGTTTCACCTGACGGAACGCGTCGTAGAGCTGTGGCCCGAAGAATTTGGGTATCCACTGGCTCCGGGCGAGTCCGTCGCCGTGCTCACCGCTCATCGCGCCCCCGAACTCGAGAACGAGATCGGCAACCTCCTGGGCAATCGCCGCCATC encodes:
- a CDS encoding kelch repeat-containing protein, which codes for MRTQRQRAIAKCLGGIAAFLLLAGCTEDGEFTLVSSLNTPRHGHTATLLKDGSVLLLAGFTKTDPLPSLEIYDFRQGKFRQQAPPALSPRGWHQATKLKDGRVLLTGGWRNTTTPLSGALLFGASGEFSGKTPMKEARYDHTATLLADGRVLIAGGTDSQRTLKSMELFDPNTGVFEAVQRPLFIARQQHTATLLKDGRVLLVGGARGEGAHYAEVFDPATGRTHLVPGKLESPRRRHTATRLPGGAVLLAGGLGPDGTLASAEIFDPDRGTFRTLANRLHTPRQQHTATQLPGGRVLLLGGWGNGQTLTSGEIFYAEGNCFQPLSGAMRYERRFHTATRLQDDSVLIAGGASDREVLAAAEIFRLPAGSGQKKCS
- a CDS encoding TAXI family TRAP transporter solute-binding subunit: MFRRLGVAVLGLLVAVSFAATEAPAAGKKYSIGTSPPGFTAILVGGAFASFVNKEVDGISINVPSSKGFVANLRGMEAGQYDFMLNAAGLVSQAVDSIKPFKRKHKSIRGLLPFVDVPYHFVVTANSGIKSVQDLKGKRVNLGPRGGITNLSVTILLKIAGIWDDVKKEYMDVADAATAMGDNRIDAFFQPSPIPSGNVIKLANATGGIHLLPISGKFGEAGMKKLPGRVPMKVPAGTYKGQTATVETIGHLAIFAVRNTVPTDDVYRIMKAVMSEKGKKTLPRAHKALRHLYRLAPGWTFFRASKIKMHPGAIRYWDEAGQKVPADLR
- a CDS encoding TRAP transporter fused permease subunit is translated as MAGKFIRRMGKILGTGATRQRELTGFTKRFVRVVAFIFAAIFIYSAMNGAGVYFGPRNITPFTMRFPFMPFFNDHFLLPLYLLFTSVLIFVLYPASKKSSPMDRPSAIDWLLCILALAVFVEYVMFYEMRGENEGLPAVWNDTLFGGIATVMALEICRRVLGNILPAMALLFMLYDWLGPYMPGDILSHKGQPWTEVLYMSYGASGMFGIVTRVFANVVFLFVVFGSFLQRTRVGDVFIDLAFAVVGRSRGGAAKAAVVSSCLVGSVVGSGAANIAITGTFTIPLMKKGGYSPEYAGAIEAVASIGGHLMPPVMGASVFLMAALTEIPYSEIIIISFVPAVLYYVSVFASAHLRACKKGIGRMAEGDIKPVPDILRKDGLLLLPLVVLVILLLYQFSPFYAAFWSLSSAVVCYTIRRKEWFIFGMEAAVFALGFVYSPGILYYVAAAALIGYFRKETRAFIQEIFDTFIGGSMNSLVIGATAGVMGVVLGAISHTGLGLKFPEVILAYSYDTLWIALILTALASYVLGMGMTIGASYILIVILAGPALQEFGLTMITAHLIVYWLSQDAALTPPFALGAFIAAGIAKGDPMMTGFHSLKIAKPLYLVPLMMAYSPAVLMQGGTPFIDSVVMWISLAIAFIVSAAALEGYFIRNLTLLDRAILLVATVLLMWPVEIAHPGPFWTKAAGLGLMGFSLYMQSLRPADFAENVAAARASATVATSSA
- a CDS encoding FAD-binding protein: MSKWEKLESDLRRTVEGEVRFDPYSRRLYSTDASSYQIEPIGVVIPRSEEDVRRAIEVAADHRAPILPRGGGTSLAGQAVGKAIVLDFSKYMTRVLDYDLDAGWVRVEPGLVQDHLNDYFKPHGFCFGPNTSTSSRATIGGMLGNNSSGSRSIVYGKMVDHVIEASGYLSDGESFSFGPLDGDALQRRLAEAGRTGDIYRGLHRLVDANRDEIARRYPKIMRRVSGYNLDELARPGDFNLAKVLVGAEGTLGVVTETKVNIIPRPRAQAMLVVHFERIEAAFASAGRILAHGVSSLELMDRLILDLAENNIEARRGMKTFIRGRPDASLFIEFFGETGEEAREKVEKLSEELEREGVGYAQVKMIDPADQAVVNNVRKAGLGFLLGKKGDGKSLAFIEDCAVAPEKLERYYHRIHAILQSHGAVASYYGHVSVGLLHIRPIINLKDAADIKRMAAIAQEVADLVLEFGGAMSGEHGDGLARSQWIPKFFGPQLYDAFRQVKHAFDPEGLMNPGKIVDGPSFTENLRFRESEYKPLPIETVQDFSADGGFLRAIEMCNGVGACRKRDGTMCPSYQVTREEEHSTRGRANALREVIAQGIPGEDLASKRLYQVLDLCLGCKGCKAECPSSVDMAKIKGEVLQAQWDRGGTPLRVRLLGSLPALNRLSAPFARLTNAVAASAPFKWLMDRFLGIDRRRTLPALVATTFQEWFEGRPIHAGGNGKVLFLNDTFTNYNFPEIGQAAVQVLEAAGYEVILAKIGCCGRTLISGGLLREGKAQAEANLQSLSEHLAQGVPIVGVEPSCLLTFRDEYPDLVPGEASRKLAESAFLLEEFLLREKEAGRFRLSFRERPGKMLVHGHCHQKSLVGTRPLLEALRLIPGAEVEEIHSGCCGMAGSFGFEKEHYDISMSIGELTLFPAVRGAEAQTRIVANGVSCRQQIAHGTGRRARHLAEYLAEALEEPPAS